The following proteins are co-located in the Ensifer sp. WSM1721 genome:
- the rpsN gene encoding 30S ribosomal protein S14, producing MAKTSAVEKNKRRRKLVASHASKRAVLKAIIMNQSLPIEERFKATLKLAELPRDGSKTRIRNRCEVTGRPRAYYRKLRMSRIALRELGNLGKVPGVVKSSW from the coding sequence ATGGCGAAAACGAGCGCAGTTGAAAAGAACAAGCGCCGCCGCAAACTGGTTGCCAGCCACGCCTCCAAGCGCGCGGTCTTGAAGGCAATCATCATGAACCAGTCTTTGCCGATCGAAGAGCGGTTCAAGGCCACCCTCAAGCTGGCCGAACTGCCGCGGGATGGGTCCAAGACTCGTATCCGCAACCGTTGCGAAGTTACCGGCCGTCCGCGTGCCTACTATCGCAAGCTTCGCATGTCGCGTATCGCGCTTCGCGAACTGGGCAATCTCGGCAAGGTGCCGGGCGTGGTCAAGTCGAGCTGGTAA
- the rpsH gene encoding 30S ribosomal protein S8 has protein sequence MAMTDPLGDMLTRIRNGAARRKSSVSTPASKLRARVLDVLQSEGYIRGYSEVEFGNGKSELNIELKYYEGASVIREISRVSKPGRRVYVSVKSIPQVANGLGITILSTPKGVMADHQAREQNVGGEVLCSVF, from the coding sequence ATGGCAATGACTGATCCCTTGGGCGATATGCTCACCCGTATCCGTAACGGCGCTGCGCGCCGCAAGTCGAGCGTTTCAACGCCGGCTTCCAAGCTCCGCGCACGCGTTCTGGATGTCCTTCAGTCCGAAGGCTACATCCGCGGATACTCCGAAGTCGAATTCGGCAACGGCAAGTCCGAGCTGAACATCGAACTGAAATACTACGAAGGCGCCTCCGTGATCCGTGAGATCTCGCGCGTCTCCAAGCCGGGCCGCCGGGTCTATGTCTCGGTCAAGTCCATCCCGCAGGTCGCGAACGGCCTCGGCATCACCATCCTTTCGACCCCGAAGGGTGTGATGGCCGATCACCAGGCACGCGAACAGAATGTTGGTGGTGAGGTTCTTTGCTCGGTCTTCTAA
- the rplF gene encoding 50S ribosomal protein L6 translates to MSRIGKKPVQVPAGVTANVDGQKVTAKGPKGELFFVANDEVSVKLENNTVVVEPLNESKDARAKWGMSRTMIENIFKGVKDGYERKLEINGVGYRASMQGKNLQLALGFSHDVVYQTPEGITIAVPKPTEIVVSGINKQQVGQVAAEIREYRGPEPYKGKGVKYAEERIVRKEGKKK, encoded by the coding sequence ATGTCTCGTATCGGTAAGAAGCCCGTTCAAGTTCCGGCAGGCGTCACGGCTAACGTTGATGGCCAGAAGGTAACGGCAAAGGGCCCGAAGGGTGAACTGTTCTTCGTCGCAAACGACGAAGTCTCGGTGAAGCTCGAAAACAACACGGTTGTCGTTGAACCGCTCAATGAGAGCAAGGATGCTCGCGCTAAGTGGGGCATGTCCCGCACGATGATCGAGAACATCTTCAAGGGCGTGAAGGACGGTTATGAGCGCAAGCTCGAAATCAACGGCGTCGGTTACCGCGCTTCCATGCAGGGCAAGAACCTGCAGCTCGCGCTCGGCTTTAGCCACGACGTCGTCTATCAGACGCCGGAAGGCATCACGATCGCTGTGCCGAAGCCGACGGAAATCGTCGTTTCCGGCATCAACAAACAGCAGGTCGGCCAGGTTGCCGCGGAAATCCGCGAATACCGCGGCCCCGAGCCCTACAAGGGCAAGGGCGTCAAGTATGCCGAAGAGCGGATCGTCCGCAAAGAAGGCAAGAAGAAGTAA
- the rplR gene encoding 50S ribosomal protein L18 yields the protein MASRKDTLVRRASRVRRQIKAVANGRPRLSVHRSSKNIYAQIIDDVAGKTIAAASTLESDLKSALKTGADTAAAAAVGKLIAERASQAGIKDVVFDRGAFIYHGRIKALAEAAREGGLNF from the coding sequence ATGGCTAGCAGGAAAGATACTCTTGTGCGTCGCGCCAGCCGCGTGCGCCGTCAAATCAAGGCGGTCGCCAACGGCCGTCCGCGCCTGTCGGTTCATCGCTCGTCGAAGAACATCTATGCGCAGATCATCGACGATGTTGCCGGCAAGACGATTGCCGCTGCATCGACGCTTGAGTCGGATCTCAAGTCTGCGCTGAAGACCGGAGCCGACACGGCGGCTGCGGCCGCCGTCGGCAAGCTCATCGCAGAGCGCGCATCCCAGGCGGGCATCAAGGACGTCGTCTTTGATCGCGGCGCCTTCATCTACCACGGCCGCATCAAGGCGCTGGCCGAGGCAGCTCGCGAAGGCGGCCTGAACTTCTAA
- the rpsE gene encoding 30S ribosomal protein S5 — protein MAQKERGPREERQGREERDSEFVDKLVAINRVAKVVKGGRRFGFAALVVVGDQKGRVGFGHGKAREVPEAIRKATEAAKRDLIFVPLRGGRTLHHDVNGRHGAGKVLLRAAKPGTGIIAGGPMRAVFETLGVHDVVAKSTGSSNPYNMVRATFDALQNQMHPKDIAAQRGIKYATLQARRVSAGVGSEE, from the coding sequence ATGGCACAGAAAGAACGTGGTCCGCGCGAAGAGCGTCAGGGCCGTGAAGAGCGCGACAGCGAATTTGTCGATAAGCTCGTCGCTATCAACCGCGTCGCCAAGGTGGTGAAGGGCGGTCGTCGTTTCGGTTTCGCTGCTCTCGTCGTCGTGGGCGACCAGAAGGGCCGCGTTGGTTTCGGTCACGGCAAGGCACGCGAAGTGCCGGAAGCCATTCGCAAGGCAACGGAAGCTGCAAAGCGCGATCTAATTTTCGTTCCGCTGCGCGGTGGCCGCACCCTGCATCACGACGTCAACGGCCGCCATGGCGCCGGCAAGGTTCTGCTGCGTGCAGCCAAGCCCGGTACGGGTATCATTGCCGGTGGCCCGATGCGCGCCGTCTTTGAAACGCTCGGCGTTCACGACGTCGTCGCCAAGTCGACCGGTTCGTCGAACCCCTACAACATGGTTCGCGCCACTTTCGACGCGCTCCAGAACCAGATGCACCCGAAGGACATCGCGGCACAGCGCGGCATCAAGTACGCCACGCTCCAGGCCCGTCGCGTTTCCGCCGGCGTTGGTTCCGAAGAATAA
- the rpmD gene encoding 50S ribosomal protein L30 translates to MAKKEVAKKTVTVEQIGSPIRRPAVQRQTLIGLGLNKMHRVRTLEDTPAVRGMIRAVQHLVRVVDEK, encoded by the coding sequence ATGGCTAAGAAAGAAGTTGCCAAGAAGACGGTTACCGTCGAGCAGATCGGTAGCCCCATTCGCCGTCCGGCCGTGCAGCGTCAGACGCTCATCGGTCTGGGCCTCAACAAGATGCACCGGGTTCGCACGCTGGAAGACACTCCGGCCGTTCGCGGCATGATCCGGGCCGTCCAGCACCTCGTTCGCGTCGTCGACGAGAAGTGA
- the rplO gene encoding 50S ribosomal protein L15, which yields MKLNEIKDNEGATKSRKRLGRGIGSGSGKTGGRGVKGQKARSGVSINGFEGGQMPIYRRLPKRGFNNIFASEFVVVSLGRIQAAVDAKKLDASKTVDAAALKAAGVIRRVKDGVRVLADGELKAKISLEVAGASKPAVEKIEKAGGSIKLLAAAAE from the coding sequence ATGAAACTGAATGAAATTAAGGACAACGAAGGCGCGACGAAGAGCCGCAAGCGTCTTGGCCGCGGTATCGGCTCCGGCTCCGGCAAGACTGGTGGCCGCGGCGTGAAGGGTCAGAAGGCGCGTTCGGGCGTTTCGATCAACGGCTTCGAAGGCGGCCAGATGCCCATCTACCGCCGCCTGCCGAAGCGCGGCTTCAACAACATCTTCGCTTCGGAGTTCGTTGTCGTCTCCCTCGGCCGCATTCAGGCCGCCGTCGACGCCAAGAAGCTCGATGCGTCGAAGACCGTTGATGCTGCTGCCCTCAAGGCTGCCGGCGTGATCCGCCGCGTCAAGGACGGCGTCCGCGTTCTTGCTGACGGCGAACTGAAGGCGAAGATTTCGCTCGAAGTTGCAGGTGCTTCCAAGCCGGCGGTCGAGAAGATCGAAAAGGCCGGCGGCTCCATTAAGCTGCTCGCAGCGGCCGCGGAATAA
- the secY gene encoding preprotein translocase subunit SecY, whose translation MASAAEQLASNLNFSTFAKAEDLKKRLWFTLGALLVYRLGTYIPLPGLNPDAFAQAFQGQAGGILGLFNMFSGGAVERMAIFALGIMPYISASIIVQLMTSVVPALEQLKKEGEQGRKVINQYTRYGTVLLGAMQAYGIAVGLESGSGLVNDPGWFFRISTVISLLGGTMFLMWLGEQITSRGIGNGISLIIFAGIVAALPGALAGTLELGRTGALSTPLILAIIVMVVAVIALIVFVERAQRRLLIQYPKRQVGNRMFQGDTSHLPLKLNTSGVIPAIFASSLLLLPATLAGFANAATLPGWATAIVGALAHGQPLYMFFYGAMIAFFAFFYTAIVFNPKDTADNLKKHGGFIPGIRPGERTAEYIDYVLTRITVIGAIYLIFVCILPEILISQTGVPFYLGGTSLLIVVSVTLDTVAQIQGHLIAQQYEGLIKKSKLRGGKRGR comes from the coding sequence ATGGCTTCTGCAGCGGAACAGCTCGCCTCGAACCTGAATTTTTCGACTTTCGCGAAGGCGGAAGATCTGAAGAAGCGCCTCTGGTTCACCCTCGGTGCGCTCCTGGTTTACCGTCTTGGCACCTATATCCCGCTGCCCGGCCTCAATCCGGACGCGTTCGCGCAAGCCTTCCAGGGGCAGGCGGGCGGCATTCTCGGCCTGTTCAACATGTTCTCGGGTGGAGCGGTCGAGCGCATGGCGATCTTCGCGCTCGGCATCATGCCCTATATCTCCGCCTCGATCATCGTGCAGCTCATGACGTCGGTCGTTCCGGCGCTCGAGCAGCTGAAGAAGGAAGGCGAGCAGGGCCGCAAGGTCATCAACCAATATACCCGCTACGGCACGGTGCTTCTGGGCGCGATGCAGGCCTACGGCATCGCCGTCGGTCTTGAGAGCGGTAGCGGCCTGGTCAACGATCCGGGCTGGTTCTTCCGGATTTCCACCGTCATCTCGCTCCTCGGCGGCACGATGTTCCTGATGTGGCTTGGCGAGCAGATCACCTCGCGCGGCATCGGTAACGGCATCTCTCTCATCATTTTCGCCGGCATCGTCGCAGCTCTGCCGGGGGCGCTGGCAGGCACGCTGGAACTCGGCCGTACCGGGGCGCTTTCGACGCCGCTCATCCTTGCGATCATTGTGATGGTCGTCGCCGTAATTGCGCTGATCGTCTTCGTCGAACGCGCGCAGCGCCGTCTGTTGATCCAATATCCAAAGCGCCAGGTCGGCAATCGGATGTTCCAGGGCGACACGTCGCACCTGCCGTTGAAGCTCAACACCTCGGGCGTCATCCCGGCGATCTTTGCGTCGTCGCTGCTTCTGCTGCCGGCAACCTTGGCGGGCTTCGCCAACGCCGCGACGCTGCCCGGCTGGGCGACCGCCATCGTCGGCGCGCTCGCCCATGGCCAGCCGCTGTACATGTTCTTCTATGGCGCGATGATCGCCTTCTTCGCCTTCTTCTACACGGCGATCGTCTTCAACCCGAAAGACACGGCCGACAATCTGAAGAAGCATGGCGGCTTCATCCCCGGAATCCGTCCGGGCGAGCGTACGGCCGAATACATCGATTACGTCTTGACCCGTATCACCGTCATCGGTGCGATCTACCTGATCTTCGTCTGTATCCTGCCCGAAATCCTCATCTCGCAGACCGGCGTGCCGTTCTACCTTGGTGGTACGTCGCTTTTGATTGTTGTCAGCGTGACCCTCGATACGGTAGCACAGATCCAGGGTCACCTCATTGCCCAGCAATATGAGGGGCTGATCAAGAAGTCGAAGCTGCGCGGAGGAAAGAGGGGACGATGA
- a CDS encoding adenylate kinase — MRLIFLGPPGAGKGTQAKLLTERYGIPQLSTGDMLRAAVAQATEVGKRAKAVMDAGQLVSDEIVNEIVSDRIDAPDCARGFILDGYPRTVPQAVALDRMLEKKGLKLDAVIELKVDEAALVRRMENRVAETVAAGGTVRSDDNPEAFRRRLTEYREKTAPLSEHYARTGRLKTVDGMADVNTVTAEIEKILA; from the coding sequence ATGAGACTTATTTTTTTGGGCCCGCCGGGCGCTGGCAAGGGTACGCAGGCCAAGCTCCTGACGGAGAGATACGGCATCCCGCAGCTTTCCACGGGGGATATGCTTCGGGCGGCCGTGGCTCAGGCGACGGAAGTCGGCAAGCGCGCAAAGGCAGTGATGGATGCCGGCCAGCTCGTCTCCGACGAAATCGTCAACGAAATCGTCTCCGACCGTATCGATGCGCCGGATTGCGCCAGGGGCTTCATTCTGGACGGCTATCCGCGGACCGTCCCGCAGGCCGTGGCACTCGACCGGATGCTTGAAAAAAAGGGTCTGAAGCTCGATGCGGTCATTGAGCTGAAGGTCGACGAGGCAGCGCTTGTGCGGCGGATGGAGAATCGCGTAGCGGAAACGGTGGCCGCGGGCGGCACTGTCCGCTCCGACGACAATCCCGAGGCCTTTCGGCGCCGCCTGACGGAATATCGGGAAAAGACCGCTCCGCTTTCGGAACACTATGCTCGGACCGGTCGACTGAAGACCGTTGACGGCATGGCGGACGTGAACACGGTTACGGCCGAGATCGAGAAGATTCTGGCATAG
- the rpsM gene encoding 30S ribosomal protein S13 — protein MARIAGVNIPTAKRVVIALTYIHGIGPKFAKEITEKVGIPADRRVHQLTDAEVLQIRETIDRDYQVEGDLRRETAMNIKRLMDLGCYRGLRHRRGLPVRGQRTHTNARTRKGPAKAIAGKKK, from the coding sequence GTGGCACGTATCGCTGGCGTCAACATCCCGACGGCAAAGCGCGTCGTCATCGCGCTGACCTACATTCACGGGATCGGCCCGAAATTCGCGAAGGAAATCACCGAGAAGGTCGGCATTCCCGCTGACCGTCGCGTGCACCAGCTGACGGACGCCGAAGTCCTTCAGATCCGTGAGACGATCGACCGTGACTATCAGGTCGAGGGTGACCTGCGCCGCGAAACGGCGATGAACATCAAGCGCCTGATGGACCTCGGCTGCTATCGCGGTCTGCGTCATCGTCGCGGTCTGCCGGTGCGCGGCCAGCGTACGCATACCAATGCCCGCACCCGCAAGGGTCCGGCAAAGGCAATCGCCGGCAAGAAGAAGTAA
- the rpsK gene encoding 30S ribosomal protein S11 — MAKEATRVRRRERKNITSGVAHVNSSFNNTMITITDAQGNAIAWSSAGAKGFKGSRKSTPFAAQIAAEDCARKAQEHGMKSLEVEVCGPGSGRESALRALQAAGFMITSIRDVTPIPHNGCRPRKKRRV, encoded by the coding sequence ATGGCTAAGGAAGCCACCCGCGTTCGCCGCCGCGAGCGCAAGAACATCACGTCTGGCGTTGCACACGTCAATTCGTCGTTCAACAACACGATGATCACCATCACCGACGCACAGGGCAATGCGATCGCCTGGTCGTCGGCTGGCGCGAAGGGCTTCAAGGGCTCGCGCAAGTCGACCCCGTTCGCAGCGCAGATCGCCGCCGAAGATTGCGCGCGGAAGGCCCAGGAACACGGCATGAAGTCGCTGGAAGTCGAGGTTTGCGGCCCGGGTTCCGGTCGCGAATCCGCTCTTCGCGCGCTGCAGGCTGCGGGTTTCATGATCACGTCGATCCGCGACGTGACGCCGATCCCGCACAATGGCTGCCGTCCGCGCAAGAAGCGCCGCGTCTGA
- a CDS encoding DNA-directed RNA polymerase subunit alpha yields MIQKNWQELIKPNKVEFASSGRTRATLVAEPLERGFGLTLGNALRRVLLSSLRGAAVTAVQIDGVLHEFSSIPGVREDVTDIVLNIKEIAIKMDGDDAKRMVVRKQGPGVVTAGDIQTVGDIEILNPNHVICTLDEGAEIRMEFTVNNGKGYVPAERNRSEDAPIGLIPVDSLYSPVKKVSYKVENTREGQVLDYDKLTMSIETDGSVTGEDAIAFAARILQDQLSVFVNFDEPQKETEEEAVTELAFNPALLKKVDELELSVRSANCLKNDNIVYIGDLIQKTEAEMLRTPNFGRKSLNEIKEVLASMGLHLGMEVPSWPPENIEDLAKRYEDQY; encoded by the coding sequence ATGATCCAGAAAAATTGGCAGGAATTGATCAAGCCGAACAAGGTGGAGTTCGCCTCCTCCGGCCGCACCAGGGCAACGTTGGTCGCTGAGCCGCTTGAGCGCGGCTTCGGTCTGACGCTCGGCAACGCGCTTCGCCGCGTACTTCTGTCGTCGCTGCGCGGTGCTGCCGTCACGGCGGTACAGATCGACGGCGTGCTGCACGAATTCTCGTCGATCCCGGGTGTGCGGGAAGACGTGACCGACATCGTGCTCAACATCAAGGAAATCGCCATCAAGATGGATGGCGACGACGCAAAGCGCATGGTCGTGCGCAAGCAGGGCCCGGGCGTCGTGACGGCCGGTGACATCCAGACGGTTGGGGATATCGAAATCCTCAACCCGAATCATGTGATCTGCACCCTCGACGAGGGTGCGGAGATTCGCATGGAGTTCACCGTCAACAACGGTAAGGGCTACGTACCGGCTGAGCGCAACCGCTCGGAAGATGCGCCGATCGGCCTCATTCCGGTCGACAGCCTGTACTCCCCGGTCAAGAAGGTCTCCTACAAGGTGGAAAACACCCGTGAAGGCCAGGTTCTCGACTATGACAAGCTGACGATGTCCATCGAAACCGATGGCTCCGTCACCGGTGAAGATGCGATCGCCTTTGCAGCCCGCATCCTTCAGGACCAGCTGTCGGTTTTCGTCAACTTCGACGAGCCGCAGAAGGAAACCGAGGAAGAGGCAGTCACCGAACTCGCCTTCAACCCGGCGCTTCTCAAGAAGGTCGACGAACTGGAGCTTTCCGTCCGTTCGGCCAACTGCCTGAAGAACGACAACATCGTCTATATCGGCGACCTCATTCAGAAGACCGAAGCAGAAATGCTCCGTACGCCGAATTTTGGTCGCAAGTCGCTCAACGAGATCAAGGAAGTTCTCGCTTCCATGGGCCTGCACCTCGGCATGGAAGTGCCGTCCTGGCCGCCGGAGAACATCGAAGATCTCGCCAAGCGCTACGAAGACCAATACTAA
- the rplQ gene encoding 50S ribosomal protein L17, which yields MRHGKAGRKLNRTASHRKAMFANMAASLIEHEQIVTTLPKAKEIRPIVEKLVTLGKRGDLHARRQAISQIRDVAVVSKLFDTIASRYATRNGGYLRIMKAGFRQGDNAPLAVIEFVDRDVDAKGAKDRARVADEAEAAEAA from the coding sequence ATGCGCCACGGTAAAGCCGGCCGCAAGCTGAATAGAACCGCCAGCCACCGCAAGGCGATGTTTGCCAACATGGCAGCTTCGCTGATCGAACACGAGCAGATCGTCACGACGCTGCCGAAGGCCAAGGAAATCCGTCCGATCGTCGAGAAGCTCGTCACGCTCGGCAAGCGCGGCGACCTGCACGCTCGCCGTCAGGCGATCTCGCAGATCCGCGACGTTGCCGTTGTCTCGAAGCTGTTCGACACGATCGCATCGCGCTACGCTACCCGCAACGGTGGCTATCTGCGCATCATGAAGGCTGGCTTCCGCCAGGGCGACAACGCCCCGCTCGCCGTCATCGAGTTCGTTGACCGCGACGTCGACGCCAAGGGTGCGAAGGATCGCGCTCGCGTTGCCGACGAGGCCGAGGCTGCCGAAGCAGCTTAA
- the msrQ gene encoding protein-methionine-sulfoxide reductase heme-binding subunit MsrQ, translating into MTILPTLPKRLHGPSVWMLYALGFIPAVFAFYLGATGQLPGNAIKEFEHLLGLWALRFLVATLAITPIRDLFGVNWLRYRRALGLLAFYYVLMHFLAYMVLDQMLRFPAIIADIARRPFITIGMTAFVLIIPLALTSNNWSIRRLGQRWNKLHKLVYVIAAAGALHFAMAVKVVGPEQMLYITLVAMLLLWRVVRTRFLRWKRSRTGFTRSIAATEKAAG; encoded by the coding sequence ATGACCATCTTGCCCACCCTGCCGAAACGATTGCATGGCCCCTCCGTCTGGATGCTCTACGCGCTCGGCTTCATTCCCGCCGTCTTCGCCTTCTATCTCGGGGCAACCGGCCAACTGCCCGGCAACGCCATCAAGGAATTCGAGCACCTGCTCGGCCTCTGGGCCCTGCGCTTCCTCGTAGCGACCCTGGCAATTACGCCCATCCGCGATCTCTTCGGGGTGAACTGGCTCAGATACCGCCGGGCTCTCGGCCTGCTCGCCTTCTACTACGTGCTGATGCACTTCCTCGCCTACATGGTGCTGGACCAGATGCTGCGCTTCCCGGCGATCATCGCCGACATCGCCCGTCGTCCCTTCATCACGATCGGCATGACAGCCTTCGTGCTCATCATTCCGCTTGCGCTTACCTCGAACAATTGGTCGATCCGCAGGCTCGGCCAGCGCTGGAACAAGCTGCACAAACTCGTCTATGTGATAGCGGCGGCTGGAGCACTGCATTTCGCCATGGCCGTAAAGGTCGTCGGACCGGAGCAGATGCTGTACATCACGCTCGTTGCGATGCTGCTCCTCTGGCGGGTGGTCAGGACACGCTTCCTGCGCTGGAAGCGATCGCGAACCGGTTTCACACGATCAATCGCCGCAACGGAAAAAGCGGCCGGGTGA